A single region of the Gephyromycinifex aptenodytis genome encodes:
- the treY gene encoding malto-oligosyltrehalose synthase, with amino-acid sequence MNVTGTYRLQLHEGFGFDDAAAIVPYLARLGVSHLYLSPILQAVQGSMHGYDVVDHTKVSEALGGMAKFENLAAVAQEHDLGLIVDVVPNHMAFVAPEYVNRPLWEVLRDGRDAQTAEWFDIDWKAGGGRLGLPILGEDLEAVLENGEITLDVHEIDGKQQPVIRYYEHVLPVALGTEGDAETTVREVLDRQHYRLASWRDKENVLNYRRFFEVDELIAVRVELPEVFAATHALLIDLNRRGLIDGFRIDHPDGLADPEGYLDQLRKATRRGTPVWVEKILEGTEQLPTSWSCAGTTGYDGMRAIQAALVDSDPAVAAALTRCWDEAGGEHTVQEAVEHAKRQVVGQSLGPEVERLTRRAREALPELDPERLRAAIVELLVAGEVYRAYVRPDERLSQDARRRLVDAFASAIEAAPDLEPELRALAPLTVGDDDDQAAASDFSIRLQQTWGPVMAKGIEDTTFYRWHRLVALNEVGGDPELLDTGSAADLHSWAQHQQEHWPAGMTTLSTHDTKRSEDVRARILAVAGDPQAWEECSAIAGEQAQEFDVDLPTAHLLWQTILGVGRVSPERLREYLLKALREAKQHTAWVDGDADYEQRVLTFAEQVQRDGRLHDVIDRVLHADEGAVAATMLAAKVLELSAPGVPDTYQGCEIVDLSLVDPDNRRPVDFERRQDLLFHLDENRGLTGQLPGGCTELDAVKLLFTSAVLRLRRDEPDLFGSGVGYEPLEASSEHALGFVRTYSGNRIAGALGLSRTKQLAVLVTRAPARLRAAGGWGEATITLPEGQWQDIVTGDILEGGTLACATVLSSHPAAVLVQR; translated from the coding sequence ATGAACGTCACCGGCACCTATCGACTCCAGTTACACGAGGGGTTCGGTTTCGACGACGCTGCGGCCATCGTTCCTTACCTGGCGCGCCTCGGCGTGAGCCATCTGTACCTGTCGCCGATCCTGCAGGCAGTCCAAGGATCGATGCACGGCTATGACGTGGTCGATCACACCAAGGTCTCCGAGGCGCTGGGCGGGATGGCCAAGTTCGAGAACCTGGCCGCGGTCGCCCAAGAGCACGATCTCGGCCTCATCGTCGACGTGGTGCCCAACCACATGGCCTTCGTGGCCCCCGAATATGTCAACCGGCCGCTGTGGGAAGTGCTGCGCGACGGCCGCGACGCACAGACCGCCGAATGGTTCGACATCGACTGGAAAGCCGGCGGCGGTCGTCTCGGCCTGCCGATCTTGGGCGAAGATCTCGAAGCGGTACTGGAGAACGGTGAGATCACCCTCGACGTGCACGAGATCGACGGCAAGCAGCAACCCGTCATCCGCTACTACGAACACGTGCTGCCGGTGGCGCTGGGCACCGAGGGCGACGCCGAAACCACCGTGCGTGAGGTGCTGGATCGCCAGCACTACCGGTTGGCCTCCTGGCGGGACAAGGAGAACGTGCTGAACTACCGGCGCTTCTTCGAGGTGGATGAGCTCATCGCGGTTCGCGTGGAACTACCGGAGGTCTTCGCCGCGACTCACGCCCTGCTCATCGACCTCAACCGCCGCGGTCTCATCGACGGGTTCCGCATCGACCACCCGGACGGCCTGGCCGACCCCGAGGGCTACCTGGACCAACTACGCAAGGCCACCCGTCGCGGAACCCCGGTGTGGGTGGAGAAGATCCTCGAGGGCACCGAGCAGCTACCCACGTCGTGGAGTTGCGCCGGCACCACCGGTTACGACGGAATGCGCGCCATCCAGGCCGCGCTGGTCGACAGCGACCCCGCGGTGGCGGCTGCACTCACCCGATGCTGGGACGAAGCCGGTGGCGAACACACCGTGCAGGAGGCCGTCGAGCACGCCAAACGACAGGTGGTCGGGCAATCCCTCGGCCCGGAGGTCGAACGACTCACCCGGCGAGCGCGAGAGGCACTTCCCGAACTGGACCCCGAGCGGCTGCGCGCCGCCATCGTCGAACTACTTGTCGCCGGGGAGGTCTACCGGGCCTACGTGCGCCCGGATGAACGTCTCAGCCAAGACGCGCGACGCCGCTTGGTGGACGCGTTCGCCTCCGCGATCGAAGCCGCCCCGGATCTCGAGCCGGAGCTGCGGGCGTTGGCGCCCTTGACTGTCGGCGACGACGACGACCAGGCCGCCGCCAGCGACTTCTCGATCAGGCTGCAACAGACGTGGGGGCCGGTTATGGCCAAGGGCATCGAGGACACCACGTTCTATCGGTGGCACCGGCTCGTGGCCTTGAACGAGGTCGGCGGCGACCCGGAGTTGCTGGACACCGGCTCCGCCGCAGACCTGCACTCCTGGGCTCAGCATCAGCAGGAGCACTGGCCGGCCGGGATGACCACGCTGTCCACCCATGACACCAAGCGCAGCGAGGACGTCCGCGCCCGGATTCTGGCGGTCGCAGGTGACCCGCAAGCGTGGGAGGAATGCTCGGCGATCGCCGGGGAACAGGCGCAGGAGTTCGATGTGGACCTGCCGACAGCGCACCTGCTGTGGCAGACCATCCTCGGGGTAGGCCGAGTCTCCCCGGAACGCCTACGCGAATACCTACTCAAGGCGCTGCGTGAGGCCAAGCAGCACACCGCGTGGGTCGACGGCGATGCCGACTACGAGCAGCGGGTGCTGACCTTCGCCGAGCAGGTCCAGCGCGACGGCCGCCTGCACGACGTCATCGACCGGGTCCTGCACGCAGACGAGGGCGCAGTTGCGGCGACGATGCTGGCCGCCAAGGTGCTGGAGTTGAGCGCCCCCGGGGTCCCGGACACCTATCAGGGTTGCGAAATCGTCGACCTGTCTCTGGTGGATCCAGACAACCGGCGGCCGGTCGACTTCGAGCGGCGCCAAGACCTGCTGTTCCATCTCGACGAGAACCGCGGACTGACCGGCCAGCTGCCCGGTGGGTGCACCGAACTCGACGCCGTCAAGCTGCTCTTCACCTCCGCGGTGCTGCGCCTGCGCCGCGACGAACCGGACCTGTTCGGCTCCGGTGTCGGCTATGAGCCGCTGGAGGCGAGCAGTGAACACGCGCTGGGCTTCGTGCGCACCTACAGCGGCAACCGGATCGCGGGAGCGCTCGGTCTGAGCCGAACCAAGCAGCTCGCGGTGCTGGTCACCCGCGCCCCGGCCCGACTGCGCGCGGCCGGCGGATGGGGCGAGGCCACCATTACCCTGCCCGAGGGGCAATGGCAGGACATCGTCACCGGCGACATCCTCGAAGGCGGCACGCTGGCCTGCGCCACCGTGCTGTCCTCGCACCCCGCTGCCGTCCTCGTGCAGCGATGA
- the purU gene encoding formyltetrahydrofolate deformylase, producing MSSYILTFSCDNRPGIVAAITSTLVQLGCDITDGQQFDDRLSGRFFARMQFTPVRHDIGEDGFASGMTPVLASFDATWSLREEGHRRRVLILTSRTDHCLVDLLYRWRVGEMPMDLVAVASNHPAEQISDVGEVPFLHLPVTPQSKAQQEGQILEFVRENDIDLVVLARYMQILSADLAGELAGRCINIHHSFLPGFKGAKPYHQAYERGVKLIGATAHYVTADLDEGPIIAQDVEPVSHRDSPQDLVRKGRDIERRVLAGAVLAHLEDRVMLRGATTVVFQR from the coding sequence ATGAGCTCCTACATCCTCACGTTCTCCTGCGACAACCGGCCCGGGATCGTGGCGGCCATCACGTCCACGCTCGTGCAACTCGGGTGCGACATCACCGACGGTCAGCAGTTCGACGACCGCCTCTCCGGGCGGTTCTTCGCCCGGATGCAGTTCACCCCGGTCCGCCACGACATCGGTGAGGACGGTTTCGCTAGCGGGATGACCCCGGTGCTTGCCTCCTTCGACGCGACCTGGTCGCTGCGCGAAGAGGGTCACCGCCGACGGGTGCTCATCCTGACCTCCCGCACCGATCACTGCCTGGTTGACCTGCTGTACCGCTGGCGGGTGGGGGAGATGCCGATGGACCTGGTCGCCGTGGCCTCCAACCACCCCGCCGAGCAGATCAGCGATGTCGGTGAGGTGCCGTTCCTGCACCTGCCGGTGACCCCGCAATCCAAGGCGCAGCAAGAAGGGCAAATCCTGGAGTTCGTACGCGAGAACGACATCGATCTGGTCGTGCTGGCCCGCTACATGCAGATCCTCTCCGCTGACCTCGCCGGTGAACTGGCCGGACGCTGCATCAACATCCACCACTCGTTCCTGCCCGGGTTCAAGGGCGCCAAGCCCTACCACCAGGCCTATGAACGGGGGGTCAAGCTCATCGGCGCGACGGCCCACTACGTCACCGCCGACCTCGATGAGGGGCCGATCATCGCCCAGGACGTCGAACCGGTCAGCCACCGCGACAGCCCACAGGACCTGGTGCGCAAGGGTCGCGACATCGAGCGTCGGGTTCTGGCCGGTGCCGTGTTGGCCCACCTGGAGGACCGGGTCATGCTGCGCGGCGCCACCACGGTCGTCTTCCAGCGCTGA
- a CDS encoding ABC transporter ATP-binding protein, whose protein sequence is MTTSTAPAIEVTGLRKSYGATPALDGLDLTLEQGRIVGLLGENGCGKTTLLKILAGVMYDYTGQVRITGHRPGPESKAHVSYLPDVSFLPDRARISDCLRLYRDFFADFDEPMAHELITSFGFRDDLRLKDASKGMREKVQIALAMSRRAQVYLLDEPISGVDPAARDVLLEAVVRALPEDALVVLSTHLVHDLEPILDSAVIMRRGRVLLTGDVDDLRAEYATSLDGIFKELHR, encoded by the coding sequence ATGACCACGTCGACCGCCCCCGCCATCGAGGTCACCGGGCTCCGTAAGAGCTACGGCGCCACCCCCGCCCTCGACGGCCTCGACCTGACGTTGGAGCAGGGCCGCATCGTCGGCCTCCTCGGCGAGAACGGCTGCGGGAAGACCACACTGCTGAAGATCCTCGCCGGGGTCATGTACGACTACACCGGGCAGGTGCGCATCACGGGGCATCGCCCCGGCCCGGAATCCAAAGCTCACGTCAGCTACCTACCCGATGTCAGTTTCCTGCCCGATCGCGCCCGGATCAGCGACTGCCTGCGGCTCTACCGGGATTTCTTTGCCGACTTCGACGAGCCGATGGCCCACGAACTCATCACCTCCTTCGGTTTCCGCGACGACCTGCGGCTCAAGGACGCCTCCAAAGGCATGCGGGAGAAGGTGCAGATCGCGCTGGCCATGTCTCGCCGCGCGCAGGTGTACCTGCTGGACGAGCCCATCTCTGGCGTCGACCCGGCGGCCCGCGACGTACTGCTCGAGGCCGTCGTCCGCGCTCTGCCCGAGGACGCCCTGGTGGTCCTGTCCACCCACCTCGTTCACGACCTGGAACCGATCCTCGACTCGGCCGTCATCATGCGTCGCGGCCGCGTCCTGCTCACCGGCGACGTCGATGACCTACGCGCCGAGTACGCAACCAGCCTCGACGGGATCTTCAAGGAGTTGCACCGATGA
- the treZ gene encoding malto-oligosyltrehalose trehalohydrolase, with protein MSSQHPSALRPATAEEHTRPMSAETRTFRLWAPNAQSSVHLELEDRSLAMQLDADGWWSVRTQAAIGDRYAYRLDDGPELPDPQARRLPDGPHGRAAVYDPTTFAWRDTTWEGVELDGSVIYEMHIGTFSPERTFDGAIAKLDHLVELGIDIVEVMPIAAFPGQHGWGYDGVAPYAVHEPYGGPEGFARFVDACHSRGLAVALDVVYNHLGPDGNYLGAFGPYFTDRHETPWGLAVNLDGRCSDTVRDYIIGNALMWLRDYHVDALRLDAVHELHDERAINILEELATEVDDLQEELGRSLWLIAESDRNDERTVTPRSRGGLGLDAQWADDVHHGLHAALTGESQGYYGDFAVPAALPTLLTTPFLHAGTWSSFRGRTHGRPVDRARTPGSAFVVSLQTHDQVGNRREGDRLSSMLNYRRLACGAALLLTSPYTPMLFMGEEWAASTPWQYFTDHVDEALAEAVRQGRRDEFGSHGWASDHVPDPQCITTLENSTLDWDERHQGSHERMLAWYKALLALRRARPDLRATDLSAVVVHTHDPAGAYVIDRGRHRVGVNLTEHPVDLDLGAGQHDVVLLALDTTTAVDEAGIVHLAPDSVVVVGPSVTG; from the coding sequence ATGAGCAGCCAACACCCCTCCGCCCTTCGACCGGCTACCGCCGAGGAGCACACCCGCCCGATGAGTGCTGAGACCCGTACCTTCCGCCTGTGGGCTCCCAACGCCCAGTCCTCGGTCCATCTGGAGTTGGAAGACCGCAGCCTCGCCATGCAACTTGACGCCGATGGTTGGTGGAGCGTGCGCACCCAGGCTGCCATCGGGGATCGCTACGCCTACCGACTCGACGACGGCCCGGAGCTTCCCGACCCACAAGCCCGCCGGTTGCCAGACGGTCCGCACGGGCGGGCGGCGGTATATGACCCCACCACCTTCGCTTGGCGCGACACCACCTGGGAGGGCGTCGAGCTTGACGGCTCGGTCATCTACGAGATGCATATCGGGACGTTTTCCCCCGAGCGCACCTTCGACGGCGCGATCGCCAAACTCGACCATCTGGTCGAGCTGGGTATCGACATCGTCGAGGTCATGCCCATCGCGGCCTTCCCAGGCCAGCACGGTTGGGGCTACGACGGGGTGGCCCCCTACGCGGTGCACGAACCCTACGGCGGCCCGGAGGGTTTCGCCCGCTTCGTGGACGCCTGCCACAGCCGGGGACTGGCCGTGGCGCTCGACGTCGTCTACAACCACTTGGGCCCGGACGGCAACTACCTCGGCGCGTTCGGCCCGTACTTCACCGATCGGCACGAGACCCCGTGGGGCTTGGCGGTCAACCTCGACGGGCGCTGCAGCGACACGGTGCGCGACTACATCATCGGGAACGCCTTGATGTGGCTGCGCGACTATCACGTTGACGCGTTGCGCCTGGACGCGGTGCACGAACTACACGACGAGCGCGCCATCAACATCCTCGAAGAGCTGGCCACCGAGGTCGATGACCTGCAAGAAGAGTTGGGGCGCTCGCTGTGGCTCATCGCTGAGAGCGACCGCAACGATGAACGTACCGTCACCCCGCGCAGTCGCGGCGGACTGGGGTTGGACGCCCAGTGGGCCGATGACGTGCACCACGGCCTGCATGCTGCCCTGACCGGAGAGAGCCAGGGCTACTACGGCGACTTCGCCGTCCCCGCTGCCCTGCCGACTCTGCTGACCACGCCGTTCCTGCACGCCGGCACCTGGTCCTCATTCCGCGGCCGCACCCACGGCCGGCCCGTCGATCGTGCGCGCACCCCTGGCTCTGCCTTCGTCGTCTCGCTGCAAACCCACGACCAGGTGGGCAATCGCCGTGAAGGTGACCGCCTCTCCTCGATGTTGAACTACCGCCGGCTTGCCTGCGGGGCGGCGTTGCTGTTGACCAGCCCCTACACCCCGATGCTGTTTATGGGGGAGGAGTGGGCGGCCAGCACCCCGTGGCAGTACTTCACCGACCACGTCGATGAGGCGCTCGCCGAAGCGGTCAGGCAGGGCCGTCGGGACGAGTTCGGTAGCCACGGCTGGGCATCCGATCATGTCCCGGACCCGCAGTGCATCACGACTCTGGAGAACTCGACGCTGGATTGGGACGAGCGGCATCAGGGATCGCACGAGCGGATGTTGGCTTGGTACAAGGCGTTGCTGGCTTTGCGCCGGGCTCGACCGGACTTGCGCGCGACCGACCTGTCAGCGGTTGTGGTGCACACCCACGACCCAGCGGGTGCCTATGTCATCGACCGGGGACGTCACCGCGTCGGTGTGAACCTGACCGAGCACCCGGTGGATCTCGATCTGGGCGCCGGCCAGCATGACGTGGTGCTGCTCGCGCTGGACACCACCACAGCGGTGGATGAGGCGGGCATCGTCCACCTCGCACCGGACTCCGTCGTCGTCGTCGGTCCCTCGGTCACCGGGTGA
- the ilvA gene encoding threonine ammonia-lyase IlvA — MNTLVDNPVSAVDVEAAFVRLRSLVRETPLLHSVRLSAATGANVWVKREDLQPVRSYKVRGAYNLIAQLGPQDRAKGVVCASAGNHAQGFAFACAQLGLDGRIYVPRTTPRQKRDRIAALGAGRVDIIVGGETYDDAAAAALADAEQTGAIQVPAFDHPDTIAGQGTTAIEIVEQLGHAPDVLVVPVGGGGMLAGCITWLSARHPNTRIIGAEPTGARCMAAALQAGQPLELDDIETFVDGAAVRRAGDITYPIVRDSGTELVNVDEGRICTEMLDLYQVDGVIAEPAGALASAALLDRIEVEPGQDVVVVLSGGNNDVSRYAEIVERSLVDLGRKHYFLVNFPQEPGALRRFVGEVLGPDDDIALFEYVKRSNRESGPALVGIELANRHDLPGLLARMEESSMTVERIPSDSPFYRFLV; from the coding sequence GTGAATACCCTGGTAGACAACCCCGTCTCCGCCGTCGATGTGGAAGCCGCCTTCGTGCGGCTGCGCTCTTTGGTTCGGGAGACCCCGCTCCTGCACAGCGTGCGCCTCTCGGCAGCGACGGGTGCGAACGTGTGGGTCAAGCGCGAAGACCTTCAGCCGGTGCGCTCGTACAAGGTGCGCGGCGCCTACAACCTCATCGCCCAGCTGGGTCCGCAGGACCGCGCCAAAGGCGTGGTGTGCGCCAGCGCCGGAAACCACGCCCAAGGTTTCGCTTTCGCGTGCGCTCAACTCGGCCTGGACGGGCGCATCTACGTGCCACGCACCACCCCCCGCCAGAAACGGGACCGGATTGCGGCGCTCGGGGCAGGCCGGGTGGACATCATCGTCGGCGGAGAAACCTACGATGACGCCGCCGCCGCCGCGCTGGCCGACGCCGAACAGACCGGCGCCATCCAGGTCCCCGCTTTCGATCACCCGGACACCATCGCCGGACAAGGCACCACAGCCATCGAGATCGTGGAACAACTCGGTCACGCCCCCGACGTTCTCGTCGTGCCGGTCGGCGGCGGCGGGATGCTCGCCGGCTGCATCACCTGGCTGAGCGCACGCCACCCGAACACCAGGATCATCGGCGCCGAACCCACCGGGGCGCGCTGCATGGCCGCCGCCCTGCAAGCCGGGCAGCCGCTGGAACTGGACGACATCGAGACGTTCGTGGACGGCGCAGCGGTGCGCCGGGCCGGTGACATCACCTACCCGATCGTGCGCGACTCGGGCACCGAACTGGTCAACGTCGACGAGGGACGCATCTGCACCGAGATGCTCGACCTCTACCAGGTCGACGGGGTGATCGCCGAGCCCGCCGGGGCGCTGGCCTCCGCCGCGCTGCTGGACCGCATCGAGGTAGAACCCGGCCAGGACGTCGTCGTGGTCCTCTCCGGCGGCAACAACGACGTCTCGCGCTATGCCGAGATCGTCGAACGTTCTCTGGTGGACCTGGGGCGCAAGCACTACTTCCTCGTCAACTTCCCCCAGGAGCCCGGCGCGCTGCGCCGTTTCGTCGGGGAGGTGCTCGGCCCCGATGACGACATCGCCCTGTTCGAGTACGTCAAACGAAGCAACCGCGAATCCGGGCCTGCGTTGGTCGGTATCGAACTGGCCAATCGCCACGACCTGCCGGGGCTGCTGGCCCGAATGGAGGAGTCCTCCATGACCGTCGAGCGAATCCCCTCCGACAGTCCCTTCTACCGGTTCCTGGTATGA
- a CDS encoding GntR family transcriptional regulator, translating to MDFDSSRPIWHQLIGEFSRRIVAGQWRPGCRIGGVRELAAELGVNPNTVQRALSELERDGLCRSERTAGRFVTDDAARIHQLQASLAAEAAQDYVDRAAGFGLSLPDAIALVTERWSTHDPDDTHEHRQG from the coding sequence ATGGACTTCGACTCCTCGCGTCCGATCTGGCACCAGTTGATCGGCGAATTCTCCCGGCGCATCGTCGCCGGTCAGTGGCGGCCAGGCTGCCGTATCGGCGGTGTCCGGGAGCTCGCCGCCGAACTCGGGGTTAACCCGAACACCGTGCAGCGTGCCCTTTCGGAACTTGAACGAGACGGGCTGTGCCGCTCCGAACGCACCGCCGGGCGCTTCGTCACCGACGACGCAGCCCGGATCCACCAGCTGCAAGCTTCGCTGGCCGCCGAGGCCGCGCAGGACTACGTCGACCGCGCCGCAGGGTTCGGCCTTTCCCTGCCCGACGCGATCGCCCTCGTCACCGAAAGGTGGTCCACCCATGACCCGGACGACACTCACGAGCACAGGCAGGGCTGA
- a CDS encoding DEAD/DEAH box helicase codes for MTLADTLSSLPHETGAAADPDDLFVTFTRWVKERGLDLYPHQEEALLELVTGSNVILATPTGSGKSLVATGAHYFALAQWELTGRRTYYTAPIKALVSEKFFDLCATFGAQNVGMLTGDASVNASAPIVCCTAEVLANIALRQGAGADIGVVVADEFHFYSEPDRGWAWQVPLLELPQAQFLLMSATLGDVTMFREDLTRRTGRETAVVADAERPVPLSFSYVLTPLHETLEELLSTHQAPVYVVHFTQAAALERAQALMSLNVCTRAEKDLIAEKIRGFRFAKGFGATLSRLVKHGIGVHHAGMLPKYRRLVETLAQSGLLKVICGTDTLGVGINVPIRTVVLTGLTKFDGTKQRPLRAREFHQIAGRAGRAGFDTSGSVVVQAPDHVVENHKALLKAGDDPKKQRKVQRKKPPEGFVNWSEDTFTRIVDAPPESLVSRMRVSHAMILNIIQREGDPVLAVRKLLTDNHEPPRLQARLQRQAIEILRTLLTAGVVEKLPEPDQDGRTLRVVDELQRGFALNQPLSPFALAALDLLDPEDPLYALDVVSVIEATLDDPRPVLRAQQFAAKGEAVAQMKADGIEYEERMELLEDVSWPQPLQELLEAAFDTYRQSHPWLDESALSPKAVVRDLYERAMTFGEYVAFYSLQRAEGVVLRYLSDAYKALKQTVPEAAKTEEVDDLIEWLGEVVRQTDSSLLDEWEALTDPTLAEQDVEEVRARSDRPRPLSANPRALRVLVRNQLWRRVELAALDRPEELGKLDAPERPGAPGMDEADWEAALEEYYSEYDSIGTGPQARGPAMFLLDSTSEPGYWLVQQILEDPDGDHDWRLWAEVDLAASDDSGELVIRVVDFGKV; via the coding sequence ATGACACTTGCCGACACGCTCTCTTCTCTGCCCCACGAAACAGGGGCCGCAGCCGACCCCGACGACTTGTTCGTCACCTTTACCCGATGGGTGAAGGAACGCGGTCTGGATCTGTACCCGCATCAAGAAGAGGCGTTGCTCGAACTGGTCACCGGCTCCAATGTCATCTTGGCCACCCCGACCGGCTCCGGGAAGTCGCTGGTAGCCACCGGCGCGCACTACTTCGCGCTCGCCCAGTGGGAACTCACCGGGCGCCGTACCTATTACACGGCGCCCATCAAGGCCCTGGTCAGTGAGAAGTTCTTCGACCTGTGCGCCACCTTCGGGGCCCAGAACGTCGGCATGCTCACCGGGGATGCCTCCGTGAACGCCAGCGCCCCCATCGTCTGCTGCACCGCCGAAGTGCTGGCCAACATCGCGCTGCGGCAAGGAGCCGGCGCCGACATCGGTGTCGTCGTCGCGGACGAGTTCCACTTCTACTCCGAACCGGATCGCGGCTGGGCCTGGCAGGTGCCGCTGCTGGAACTCCCGCAGGCGCAGTTCCTGCTGATGAGCGCCACCTTGGGTGACGTCACGATGTTTCGCGAGGACCTGACCAGGCGCACCGGCAGGGAAACTGCCGTCGTCGCTGACGCCGAACGACCGGTTCCGTTGTCGTTCAGCTATGTGTTGACCCCGCTGCACGAAACCCTCGAGGAACTGCTCTCCACCCACCAGGCGCCGGTGTACGTCGTGCACTTCACCCAGGCGGCAGCCCTGGAACGAGCGCAGGCACTGATGAGCCTGAACGTGTGCACCCGCGCGGAGAAGGACCTCATCGCCGAGAAGATCCGCGGATTCCGGTTCGCCAAGGGGTTCGGGGCGACGTTGTCCCGGCTGGTCAAGCACGGGATCGGGGTGCACCACGCGGGCATGCTCCCCAAGTATCGGCGCCTCGTGGAGACCCTGGCCCAGTCCGGTCTGCTCAAGGTCATCTGCGGCACCGACACCCTGGGGGTGGGGATCAACGTGCCGATCCGCACCGTGGTCCTGACCGGTCTGACGAAGTTCGACGGCACCAAACAGCGCCCGCTGCGGGCTCGCGAGTTTCATCAGATCGCCGGCCGGGCCGGGCGGGCCGGTTTCGACACCAGCGGTTCGGTTGTCGTTCAGGCCCCCGATCACGTAGTGGAGAACCACAAGGCCCTGCTCAAGGCGGGGGACGATCCGAAGAAACAGCGCAAGGTGCAACGCAAGAAGCCGCCTGAGGGCTTCGTGAACTGGAGTGAAGACACCTTCACCCGCATCGTCGATGCGCCACCGGAGTCGCTGGTCAGCCGGATGCGGGTCAGCCACGCGATGATCCTCAACATCATCCAGCGCGAGGGCGACCCCGTCCTGGCGGTGCGAAAACTGCTCACCGACAACCACGAACCCCCGCGGCTGCAAGCCCGACTGCAGCGCCAGGCGATCGAGATCCTGCGGACCCTGCTCACCGCCGGCGTGGTTGAGAAGTTGCCCGAACCGGACCAGGACGGACGCACCTTGCGGGTGGTGGACGAACTGCAGCGCGGGTTCGCCCTCAACCAGCCGCTGTCGCCGTTCGCGTTGGCTGCGCTGGACCTGCTGGACCCCGAAGACCCGCTCTATGCGCTGGATGTCGTCAGCGTCATCGAGGCCACGCTTGATGACCCGCGCCCGGTCCTGCGGGCGCAACAGTTCGCGGCCAAGGGCGAGGCCGTGGCGCAGATGAAGGCGGACGGGATCGAGTACGAGGAGCGGATGGAGCTGCTGGAGGATGTCTCCTGGCCACAACCCCTCCAGGAGCTTCTCGAAGCGGCGTTCGACACCTACCGGCAGAGCCACCCGTGGCTGGACGAGAGTGCCCTGTCTCCCAAGGCCGTCGTCCGTGACTTGTACGAACGTGCCATGACCTTCGGTGAGTACGTCGCGTTCTACTCGCTGCAGCGGGCCGAGGGCGTCGTGTTGCGGTACCTGTCTGATGCCTACAAGGCGTTGAAGCAGACGGTGCCCGAGGCCGCCAAGACCGAAGAGGTCGACGACCTCATCGAATGGCTCGGTGAGGTGGTGCGGCAAACCGATTCCTCCCTGCTCGACGAGTGGGAAGCGCTGACCGATCCGACCCTGGCCGAGCAGGACGTCGAAGAGGTGCGGGCACGTTCGGACCGCCCGCGTCCGTTGAGTGCGAACCCGCGCGCGCTGCGCGTGTTGGTGCGCAACCAGCTGTGGCGCCGGGTGGAACTGGCCGCGCTGGATCGTCCCGAGGAGTTGGGCAAGCTGGACGCCCCCGAGCGTCCGGGTGCGCCCGGGATGGACGAAGCCGACTGGGAAGCGGCGCTGGAGGAGTACTACAGCGAGTACGACTCCATCGGCACCGGCCCGCAAGCGCGCGGCCCGGCGATGTTCCTGCTGGATTCCACCAGCGAACCTGGTTACTGGCTGGTGCAGCAGATCCTCGAGGATCCGGACGGGGATCACGACTGGCGGCTGTGGGCCGAGGTCGACCTGGCTGCCAGCGATGACAGCGGTGAACTCGTCATTCGAGTGGTGGACTTCGGCAAGGTCTGA